A genomic stretch from Paraburkholderia dioscoreae includes:
- a CDS encoding class I SAM-dependent methyltransferase: MYSKTQIDPIVSFRNSQGEQVRGTIINLQRKSLVMEIYNPYSIVQVSEVLSDLSVKMGTEHAYSGKAVVISMVNTGLTAIVSVTLIAEWLELSGGALEAPAVGEEARRFVQDWSERFKIRRDYQIAVNQIRAFLSDMSRWVEQADLVDTMPKEGKTLRQDFFLELASPLMERTKVYFDEFEGEARLVDEELAPAHRAFAQAALHPLLLRSPFVFRTFTKPLGYAGDYQMVNQMLDDPRQGPSTYFQIVNAAFLQTAVARAHRNRVELLVDYLTRLANEARAAQRPFRVLNVGCGPAQEIQRFMHEYDEPEWLTFELLDFSQETLDWTRDRLGSIAQKTGRRMTISYTHDSVHHLLKRRMDADAADVREFDAVYCAGLFDYLSDKVCARLNQHFASRTRRGGRLLVTNVHADNPERFSMEHVLEWYLIYRNEAQMAEIMPDSCGEPRLYTDSTGVNVFAEVMIGQQQVA, encoded by the coding sequence GTGTATTCCAAAACACAAATTGATCCGATAGTGAGCTTCCGCAACTCGCAGGGCGAGCAGGTGCGGGGCACGATCATCAATCTCCAGCGAAAGTCCCTGGTGATGGAGATCTATAACCCGTACTCGATTGTCCAGGTCAGCGAGGTGCTGAGCGACCTGTCGGTCAAGATGGGCACGGAACACGCCTATTCGGGTAAGGCGGTCGTAATCAGCATGGTCAATACCGGCCTGACCGCCATTGTCTCCGTGACGCTGATCGCCGAGTGGCTGGAACTGAGCGGCGGCGCGCTGGAAGCCCCCGCGGTGGGGGAAGAAGCCCGCCGGTTCGTGCAGGACTGGTCCGAGCGTTTCAAGATCCGCCGCGACTACCAGATCGCGGTCAACCAGATCCGGGCTTTTCTCTCAGACATGTCGCGCTGGGTCGAGCAGGCCGACCTGGTCGACACCATGCCGAAGGAAGGCAAAACCCTGCGCCAGGACTTCTTCCTCGAACTGGCATCGCCGCTGATGGAAAGGACCAAGGTCTACTTCGACGAATTCGAAGGCGAGGCGCGGCTGGTCGACGAAGAACTCGCGCCGGCACACCGTGCCTTTGCCCAGGCCGCGCTACATCCCCTGCTGCTGCGCTCGCCCTTCGTCTTCCGCACCTTCACGAAGCCGCTGGGCTATGCCGGTGACTACCAGATGGTCAACCAGATGCTCGACGATCCCCGCCAGGGTCCGAGCACGTATTTCCAGATCGTCAACGCGGCCTTCCTGCAGACGGCCGTGGCACGCGCGCACCGCAATCGCGTCGAACTGCTGGTGGACTACCTGACCCGGCTGGCCAATGAAGCGCGCGCCGCGCAGCGGCCGTTCCGGGTGCTGAACGTGGGTTGCGGCCCCGCTCAGGAGATCCAGCGCTTCATGCACGAATACGACGAACCAGAGTGGCTGACGTTCGAACTGCTCGACTTCAGCCAGGAGACACTGGACTGGACGCGCGACCGCCTGGGATCCATCGCACAGAAAACGGGCAGGCGCATGACCATCAGCTATACGCATGATTCGGTCCATCACCTGCTCAAGCGCCGGATGGATGCCGACGCAGCAGATGTCCGCGAGTTCGACGCGGTCTATTGCGCCGGCCTGTTCGACTACCTGTCGGACAAGGTCTGTGCCCGGCTGAACCAGCATTTCGCCAGCCGCACCAGACGGGGCGGCCGTCTGCTGGTGACCAATGTCCACGCCGACAACCCGGAGCGCTTCAGCATGGAGCACGTGCTGGAGTGGTACCTGATCTATCGCAACGAGGCACAGATGGCTGAAATCATGCCGGACAGTTGCGGCGAGCCGCGCCTGTACACGGACTCGACCGGCGTCAATGTGTTTGCCGAGGTGATGATCGGCCAGCAGCAAGTAGCCTGA
- a CDS encoding sensor histidine kinase: MTTSLAGLHSNYREELRDYRLLCSKAGGLTVIVLVLMGVALDYVVYPAEQKRFAIVRVLTSAAIGLALLSLCTEAGKRHVQVITFFWLLLPQAMISWMIYVTQGGESLFYAGLTLTIFAVGILFPSGYWQTLAFGLVTVLLYYIACAAHPGGIQNPSKFQFQLILIFFCALASSIYTYFNEKGRFQLFRLKDEVAHKNDQLARTNDSLAQIKGQLLQQEKMAAIGTLSAGLLHEVNNPVNFCLMAIEVAMEEPQAKDSPSLQECLTDVKQGMLRIQHIVSDLKTFAYRKPGATAENVPFLFEKALDASIRLSAHELRGVKVTRELSTDTLVLGDEAAIIGVLINLFSNAALAMHKAGTVSPQVHVTAQWRDDRLHVTVRDNGPGIAAENLARVFEPFFTTRDVGQGLGLGLSISYAVVERHGGTLFAESQLGQWTAFNFDLPRVE, translated from the coding sequence ATGACAACGTCCCTGGCTGGGCTGCATTCGAACTATCGTGAAGAGCTGCGCGACTACCGGTTGCTGTGCAGCAAGGCGGGCGGCCTGACCGTAATCGTGCTGGTGCTGATGGGCGTGGCGCTGGACTATGTCGTGTATCCGGCCGAGCAGAAGCGCTTTGCTATCGTTCGGGTGCTGACCAGCGCAGCCATCGGCCTCGCCTTGCTCTCGCTTTGCACTGAAGCAGGCAAACGCCACGTGCAGGTCATCACCTTTTTCTGGCTGCTGCTGCCGCAGGCAATGATCTCCTGGATGATTTATGTCACGCAGGGCGGGGAGTCGCTGTTCTATGCCGGGCTCACGCTGACAATCTTTGCGGTCGGGATCCTGTTTCCCTCGGGCTACTGGCAGACGCTGGCATTCGGCCTGGTTACGGTTCTGCTCTACTACATTGCCTGCGCCGCACACCCGGGCGGCATACAGAACCCAAGCAAGTTTCAATTCCAGCTAATCCTGATTTTCTTCTGCGCGCTGGCCAGCTCCATTTACACCTACTTCAACGAGAAGGGCCGCTTCCAGCTTTTCCGGCTAAAAGATGAGGTGGCGCACAAAAACGACCAGCTCGCGCGCACCAATGACAGCCTCGCGCAGATCAAGGGCCAGTTGCTGCAGCAGGAGAAGATGGCTGCAATCGGTACGTTGTCCGCGGGGCTGCTCCACGAGGTCAACAACCCGGTGAACTTCTGCCTGATGGCCATCGAAGTGGCGATGGAAGAACCGCAGGCCAAGGACAGCCCGTCGCTGCAGGAGTGCCTGACGGACGTCAAGCAGGGCATGCTCCGCATACAGCATATCGTGTCGGACCTGAAGACCTTTGCCTACCGCAAACCCGGTGCGACGGCAGAGAACGTGCCGTTCCTGTTCGAGAAGGCGCTTGACGCATCGATCCGGCTGAGCGCGCATGAACTGCGCGGCGTGAAGGTCACGCGCGAGCTGTCCACCGACACGCTCGTGCTGGGCGACGAAGCCGCCATCATCGGCGTGCTCATCAACCTGTTCTCGAATGCCGCTCTGGCCATGCACAAGGCCGGCACCGTCTCGCCGCAGGTCCATGTCACGGCGCAATGGCGCGATGACCGGCTGCACGTGACCGTGCGCGACAACGGGCCGGGGATCGCCGCCGAGAATCTGGCGCGGGTGTTCGAACCATTCTTTACTACCCGCGACGTCGGCCAGGGCCTTGGCCTCGGCCTGTCCATCAGCTATGCAGTGGTCGAACGGCACGGCGGCACACTGTTTGCGGAAAGCCAGTTGGGCCAGTGGACCGCGTTCAATTTTGACCTGCCGCGTGTCGAGTGA